From a single Anaerolineales bacterium genomic region:
- a CDS encoding universal stress protein: MTPDILIPTNGYKGTLPAIEQGTWLAKTLDAKITLLGVTEHLSPAAIDDHHPLEEVFELAVGLFQQAGAEYSLEVRKGSAEDVIPERAKQGDAIVVLGPLGRPQIRHLLTGRSIRYFIEEIEQPILYVPQSELPVEKILICVGGLGYEVTAEHLAMQIALKSRAEITILHIVPPVDYDYPTARAIRENWQHPEQTDTPIGNSLRQALEVAKADGLTATVRGRQGNVVEEILSEARDGKYDLLCMGSSYSTHSLRQLYAPNVTAEIANSLNCPVLTARYKEEL; this comes from the coding sequence ATGACCCCTGATATTCTCATTCCCACCAATGGATACAAAGGCACCCTGCCCGCCATCGAGCAGGGGACCTGGCTCGCAAAAACTCTTGATGCGAAGATCACGCTTCTCGGCGTGACCGAGCACCTGAGTCCCGCCGCGATAGACGACCACCACCCGTTGGAGGAGGTCTTCGAATTGGCTGTCGGGTTGTTCCAGCAGGCAGGAGCGGAATACAGCCTCGAGGTCCGGAAGGGAAGCGCGGAGGATGTCATCCCAGAGCGGGCGAAGCAGGGCGATGCGATCGTCGTGTTGGGTCCGCTGGGGCGTCCGCAGATCCGCCACCTGCTGACCGGACGTTCGATCCGTTACTTCATCGAGGAGATCGAACAGCCGATCCTGTATGTGCCGCAGTCCGAACTGCCGGTGGAAAAGATCTTGATCTGTGTGGGCGGGTTGGGCTACGAAGTGACCGCCGAACATCTTGCCATGCAGATCGCGCTGAAAAGCCGCGCGGAGATCACGATTCTGCATATTGTCCCGCCGGTTGATTACGACTACCCGACTGCGCGCGCCATCCGTGAGAACTGGCAACACCCCGAACAGACCGATACGCCCATTGGAAACAGCTTGCGGCAGGCGTTGGAGGTTGCGAAGGCGGACGGCTTGACGGCAACGGTGCGCGGACGGCAGGGCAATGTGGTGGAGGAGATTTTGTCGGAGGCGAGGGATGGAAAATACGACCTGCTGTGCATGGGGTCGTCGTACAGCACTCATTCGCTGAGGCAGTTATATGCGCCGAATGTCACGGCGGAGATCGCCAACAGCCTGAATTGCCCCGTGCTGACGGCGAGGTATAAGGAAGAGCTATAG
- a CDS encoding chromate transporter: MNEILPPEETPTEKKEPRQKFGVDMRLFWIFLKVNLLTTAGPTSVGLLYKETVGKLMSEAKFVQAVGLSNLLPGSDALQLAMFIGYALGRIPGLLAALLGAILPPTVLMFTVAYFLVRFEGQEWMSNFIEGMTPSIAVLLALVAWQLFRSGSQTPVKWRTVLIAVLSFLALVVFQVPPQYVLIGAGILGIFLFR, encoded by the coding sequence ATGAACGAAATACTCCCACCTGAAGAAACACCCACTGAGAAGAAGGAACCGCGTCAAAAGTTCGGTGTTGATATGCGGCTGTTCTGGATATTCCTCAAAGTCAATCTGCTGACAACGGCGGGACCCACATCAGTGGGTTTGTTATATAAAGAGACAGTTGGAAAGCTCATGTCGGAGGCGAAATTTGTGCAGGCGGTTGGGCTGTCCAACCTCCTGCCTGGCAGCGATGCACTCCAACTTGCCATGTTCATCGGCTATGCATTGGGCAGAATACCGGGACTGCTCGCCGCCCTGCTCGGAGCGATCCTGCCGCCCACTGTATTGATGTTCACAGTGGCATATTTCCTCGTCCGTTTTGAAGGACAGGAATGGATGAGCAATTTCATTGAAGGGATGACCCCCTCCATTGCGGTCCTGCTCGCGCTGGTTGCATGGCAGTTGTTCCGTTCAGGCAGTCAGACACCGGTCAAGTGGCGCACAGTGTTGATCGCCGTATTGAGTTTCCTCGCCCTGGTCGTTTTTCAAGTCCCTCCGCAGTATGTGTTGATCGGCGCAGGCATCCTCGGAATATTCCTCTTTCGGTAG
- a CDS encoding chromate transporter, with amino-acid sequence MNILLTLFWIFLKINLLSTSGVASTGLLYNETVGVFLTEEQFVQAVGLSTLLPGSDALQLAMFVGYNVAGIPGSMVSILAAILPPTVLMLAVVLLLHRFQREAWVSRFADGLTPAVAVLIMTVAWKIFNSGGEIGWQAITLAVISFIALVRDLPAPLILLASGIAGIFLFQ; translated from the coding sequence ATGAACATCCTCCTCACCTTGTTCTGGATCTTCCTAAAAATCAACCTGCTCAGCACCTCCGGGGTGGCATCCACCGGGCTGTTATATAACGAAACAGTCGGTGTGTTCCTCACAGAAGAACAATTCGTGCAGGCAGTGGGGCTTTCCACGCTCCTGCCCGGCAGTGACGCGCTCCAGTTAGCCATGTTCGTCGGCTATAATGTTGCGGGGATTCCGGGAAGTATGGTATCCATTTTAGCCGCCATCCTGCCCCCCACTGTGTTAATGCTGGCTGTGGTATTGCTGTTGCATCGCTTCCAACGCGAGGCATGGGTCAGCCGCTTTGCAGACGGGTTGACACCCGCTGTGGCGGTACTCATCATGACCGTGGCATGGAAGATCTTCAATAGCGGCGGGGAAATTGGTTGGCAGGCGATTACGCTGGCTGTTATCAGCTTCATTGCACTTGTACGCGATCTGCCAGCCCCATTAATTCTTTTAGCCAGCGGCATTGCCGGGATTTTCCTTTTCCAATGA
- a CDS encoding methylated-DNA--[protein]-cysteine S-methyltransferase, which produces MDSSTVELYLGELNGTPLGDLRLVVSDFGLVAVEWADSQPALDAYLARLKRPVQPDARKVKPYAKELAEYLNQRRTAFTIPVDWTFFTPFQREALQAVYRIPYGETRTYIDIAREINRPLAYRAVGAANAMNPMPLVIPCHRVIGMDGKLHGYGGGQGLPTKEWLLKMEGAVIA; this is translated from the coding sequence ATGGACTCTTCTACCGTTGAACTATATCTGGGCGAACTGAACGGAACTCCGCTTGGAGATCTGCGCCTCGTCGTCTCGGACTTTGGCTTGGTTGCCGTCGAATGGGCGGATTCCCAGCCCGCGCTGGATGCATACCTCGCGCGCCTCAAGCGTCCCGTCCAGCCGGATGCGAGGAAAGTCAAGCCGTATGCAAAAGAACTTGCCGAATACCTCAACCAAAGACGCACCGCCTTCACCATCCCCGTCGATTGGACCTTCTTCACTCCATTCCAGCGCGAGGCATTGCAGGCGGTCTACCGCATCCCTTACGGTGAGACGCGCACCTACATCGATATCGCCCGCGAGATCAACCGTCCGCTTGCGTATCGTGCCGTGGGCGCGGCGAATGCCATGAACCCCATGCCGCTCGTCATTCCCTGTCACCGCGTCATCGGCATGGACGGCAAACTCCACGGCTACGGCGGCGGGCAGGGACTCCCCACCAAGGAATGGCTGTTGAAAATGGAAGGGGCGGTGATTGCGTGA
- a CDS encoding prephenate dehydrogenase produces MPVQVTIIGLGQTGISLGLALAGHKDKVFVTGHDKEYSAERLAKHKGAVDATNHNLPGSVENADLILLAIPVHAVRDTFRYIAPDLKKDAVVVDLCPVKAEAAKWAKESLPAHSHYVGLVPVTGAAYLHETETGRDAAQADLFSRSVFLLSAPPGTPGEAIKLVSDLVGLIGATTMIADIPESDGLMVSARLLPQLTSAALLNATIDQPGWQEVRKVAGRAYFSATSAFGEDGDAAALSMSSLHNRENVVHGLNRLITALIELRDDIEDGKEDSLKERFESARKGRETWLTQRGKADWLGVEKAAVEKISVMEQLLGSKLGKSRKKNG; encoded by the coding sequence ATGCCTGTACAAGTCACGATCATCGGACTCGGTCAGACCGGCATTTCGCTGGGGCTGGCGCTTGCGGGGCACAAGGACAAGGTTTTCGTCACCGGACATGATAAGGAATACAGCGCGGAACGGCTGGCAAAACACAAGGGCGCAGTGGATGCGACCAATCATAACCTGCCGGGTTCCGTCGAAAATGCGGACTTGATTCTGCTTGCCATTCCCGTCCATGCGGTGCGGGATACGTTTCGTTACATTGCGCCTGATCTCAAAAAGGATGCGGTGGTGGTGGATCTGTGCCCGGTCAAAGCCGAGGCGGCGAAGTGGGCAAAGGAAAGCCTGCCCGCGCATTCTCATTACGTGGGACTGGTCCCTGTGACCGGGGCGGCATATCTTCACGAGACTGAAACGGGTCGGGACGCGGCTCAGGCGGATCTGTTTTCCAGAAGCGTTTTCCTGCTTTCAGCCCCTCCCGGCACACCCGGCGAAGCGATCAAACTGGTCTCGGACCTGGTCGGTTTGATCGGTGCAACCACCATGATCGCGGATATCCCCGAATCGGACGGCTTGATGGTCTCCGCCCGCCTGCTTCCGCAATTGACATCCGCCGCGCTTCTGAATGCGACTATTGACCAGCCCGGCTGGCAGGAGGTCCGCAAGGTGGCGGGACGCGCGTATTTCTCCGCCACATCCGCGTTTGGGGAGGACGGTGATGCGGCTGCTTTGAGCATGTCATCCCTGCACAACCGCGAGAACGTGGTGCACGGATTGAATCGCCTGATCACTGCCCTGATCGAATTGCGTGACGACATCGAAGACGGGAAGGAAGATTCCCTCAAGGAACGTTTTGAGTCCGCGCGCAAGGGACGCGAGACCTGGCTCACCCAGCGCGGCAAAGCTGACTGGCTTGGGGTGGAGAAAGCGGCAGTGGAGAAGATTTCCGTTATGGAGCAGTTGCTCGGCTCGAAGCTCGGCAAATCCCGCAAAAAGAACGGATGA
- a CDS encoding GIY-YIG nuclease family protein translates to MTAFFCYILECVDGTLYTGWTTDPERRLIQHNRGKGARYTKMRLPVKLVYIEPQPDKITALKRERAIKALPRKKKIELFS, encoded by the coding sequence ATGACCGCTTTCTTCTGCTACATCCTCGAATGCGTAGACGGCACGCTCTACACCGGCTGGACGACCGACCCCGAACGGCGGCTGATACAGCACAACAGAGGCAAAGGCGCGCGTTACACAAAAATGCGTCTGCCGGTGAAACTGGTTTACATCGAACCGCAGCCCGATAAGATCACCGCCTTAAAACGAGAGAGAGCCATTAAGGCTCTCCCAAGAAAAAAGAAGATCGAATTGTTTTCGTAA
- a CDS encoding YebC/PmpR family DNA-binding transcriptional regulator translates to MSGHSKWSTIKRKKGAADAKRGAIFTRLAREITIAAREGGDPDVNFRLRLAVDKARAENMPKDNIERAIKKGTGDDKEGVAFEELTLEGYGPHGSAILASCVTDNRNRTISEVRHAFSKSGGNMAEAGAVAWQFDRKSYFSFPSNQMSYEKAFDLAVVAGADDVVDGGEEIEIFGPVEAFKTIADALHQVNVQPAEAGLRMIPKQELELGVEETLQVLKVVEGIEDLDDVQDVYHNVKVSDEVIAALEAA, encoded by the coding sequence ATGTCCGGTCATTCAAAGTGGTCCACTATTAAGCGCAAAAAGGGCGCGGCTGATGCCAAGCGCGGCGCGATCTTTACCCGCCTTGCCCGCGAGATCACCATCGCGGCGCGCGAGGGCGGCGACCCCGATGTCAACTTTCGCCTGAGGCTGGCAGTGGACAAAGCCCGCGCCGAGAACATGCCCAAGGACAATATCGAGCGCGCCATTAAAAAAGGAACAGGGGATGATAAGGAAGGCGTCGCCTTCGAAGAATTGACGCTCGAAGGCTATGGCCCGCACGGTTCGGCGATCCTCGCCTCCTGCGTGACCGACAACCGCAACCGCACCATTTCGGAAGTCCGCCACGCCTTTAGCAAATCCGGCGGCAACATGGCGGAAGCGGGCGCGGTGGCATGGCAGTTCGACCGCAAATCCTATTTCTCCTTCCCGTCCAATCAGATGTCGTATGAGAAGGCGTTCGATCTGGCGGTGGTCGCCGGCGCGGACGATGTGGTGGATGGCGGCGAGGAGATCGAGATCTTCGGTCCCGTTGAGGCGTTCAAGACCATCGCGGATGCGCTTCATCAGGTCAACGTTCAGCCTGCCGAGGCGGGCTTGCGCATGATCCCAAAACAGGAATTGGAACTTGGTGTGGAGGAAACCCTGCAGGTGCTGAAGGTCGTGGAAGGCATCGAAGACCTCGACGATGTGCAGGACGTGTACCACAACGTCAAAGTTTCGGATGAGGTGATCGCTGCGCTGGAAGCGGCGTAA
- a CDS encoding DegV family protein, producing the protein MTIIVADTTCGLPRDLLAQRGVPLIPQIVIFGEESFHDDKELDTAAFLQKLKAAKELPKTAAPEPHQYYPVFEEAKRNGESVIVVAPTSKASGTVRSAQTAALEFPGVDIRVVDTLTTSCNLGSLVLLADDMAKAGESADEIVAKLNDMIPRGRIYFLVDTLEYLAKGGRIGGAKRLVAELLEIKPILQVKDGQVEAFEQLRTKKRALARLVDVVAEGCKGGESAYLSVLQVEAEQEAEDLVTELRSKVAVADIPIYELPPAIVVHAGPRAMGVGFFA; encoded by the coding sequence ATGACCATTATCGTAGCTGACACCACCTGCGGCTTGCCGCGTGACCTGCTCGCCCAACGCGGCGTCCCCTTGATCCCCCAGATCGTCATCTTCGGGGAAGAGTCGTTCCACGATGATAAGGAACTCGACACCGCTGCATTCCTGCAAAAACTAAAAGCCGCCAAGGAACTGCCCAAGACCGCCGCGCCGGAACCGCATCAGTATTACCCGGTCTTTGAAGAGGCGAAGCGGAACGGTGAAAGCGTCATCGTGGTCGCGCCGACCAGCAAAGCCAGCGGGACGGTTCGTTCGGCGCAGACGGCGGCGCTGGAGTTCCCCGGCGTGGACATCCGCGTGGTGGATACGCTCACCACCTCCTGCAACCTCGGCTCGCTCGTGCTGTTGGCGGATGATATGGCGAAGGCGGGCGAATCCGCCGATGAGATCGTGGCGAAGCTGAACGACATGATCCCGCGCGGGCGCATCTACTTCCTGGTCGATACGCTCGAATATCTCGCCAAGGGCGGTCGCATCGGCGGTGCGAAACGGCTGGTGGCGGAACTGCTGGAGATCAAGCCCATCCTGCAGGTGAAGGACGGTCAGGTGGAGGCATTCGAGCAATTGCGGACGAAGAAACGCGCGCTCGCCCGTCTCGTGGATGTGGTGGCGGAGGGATGCAAAGGCGGAGAGTCCGCTTACTTGAGTGTGTTGCAGGTCGAGGCGGAGCAGGAGGCGGAAGATCTCGTCACGGAGTTGAGATCAAAGGTGGCTGTTGCGGACATCCCGATCTATGAACTGCCGCCCGCCATCGTCGTCCATGCCGGACCGCGCGCGATGGGCGTCGGTTTCTTTGCCTGA
- a CDS encoding MFS transporter, which produces MSREHSRYRWFVVAVFFFFMLLHQTDKLMIGSLQVQITDEFQISNTQWGLVNSGALIVATLLYPVWGYLYDRYARAKLLGLASFIWGATTWLNALARSFGVFLVTRASTGIDDSSYPGLYTLVADYFGPNLRGKVYGLLQLAQPIGYLVGMILALMIAPMIGGWRSVFFITGGLGLVIALFIYFGVKEMPRGKAEPEFEDMQMAEMQNFKFSWQEAKQIFKKRTMWFVFLQGFTGVFPWNVITFFFFAYLARERGYDEGSILFTMAPVILILASGYFIGGALGDFAFKYTRKGRIIVSSIGVLMGALFITLALNSPIEARNQFFIFMCLTAVFMPLSSANVVATVYDVTVPEVRSTAQATQYFIENAGAAFAPILTGLIADAIDLKTAILLICVVAWGLCFLFYLGALFTIDKDTGNLRAQMADRAKSM; this is translated from the coding sequence ATGTCCAGGGAACATTCACGTTATCGCTGGTTCGTGGTCGCCGTGTTCTTTTTCTTCATGCTCCTGCACCAGACCGACAAGTTGATGATCGGCTCGCTGCAGGTGCAGATCACCGATGAGTTTCAGATCAGCAACACACAATGGGGGTTGGTGAATTCTGGCGCGTTGATCGTCGCCACCCTGCTCTACCCGGTCTGGGGCTATCTATACGACCGCTACGCGCGCGCCAAACTGCTCGGGCTTGCCTCGTTCATCTGGGGCGCCACCACCTGGCTGAACGCGCTCGCGCGCAGCTTCGGCGTCTTCCTCGTCACCCGCGCCTCGACCGGCATCGACGACTCCTCCTACCCCGGTCTGTACACCCTCGTTGCCGATTACTTCGGTCCCAACCTGCGCGGCAAGGTCTACGGTCTCCTGCAACTGGCACAGCCCATCGGCTACCTGGTCGGCATGATCCTTGCCTTGATGATCGCGCCCATGATCGGCGGCTGGCGCAGCGTGTTCTTCATCACCGGCGGGCTGGGGCTGGTCATTGCGCTGTTCATCTACTTCGGCGTCAAGGAGATGCCGCGCGGCAAAGCCGAACCCGAGTTCGAAGACATGCAGATGGCGGAGATGCAGAACTTCAAGTTCTCCTGGCAGGAGGCGAAACAGATCTTCAAGAAACGCACCATGTGGTTCGTCTTCCTGCAAGGCTTTACAGGCGTCTTCCCGTGGAACGTCATCACCTTTTTCTTCTTCGCTTATCTCGCGCGCGAACGCGGCTACGACGAGGGCAGCATCCTGTTCACCATGGCGCCGGTCATCCTCATCCTCGCCAGCGGATACTTCATCGGCGGCGCGCTGGGCGATTTCGCCTTCAAGTACACCCGCAAGGGACGCATCATCGTCTCCAGCATCGGCGTGTTGATGGGCGCGTTGTTCATCACGCTCGCGCTCAACTCGCCCATCGAAGCGCGCAATCAATTCTTCATCTTCATGTGTCTCACCGCCGTCTTCATGCCGCTCTCCTCCGCCAACGTCGTCGCCACCGTCTATGATGTCACCGTGCCCGAAGTCCGCTCGACGGCGCAGGCGACGCAATACTTCATCGAGAACGCGGGCGCGGCATTCGCCCCCATCCTCACCGGTCTCATCGCCGATGCCATCGACCTCAAGACCGCCATCCTGCTGATCTGCGTGGTGGCGTGGGGCTTGTGCTTCCTCTTCTACCTCGGCGCGCTCTTCACCATCGACAAAGACACCGGCAACCTGCGCGCGCAAATGGCGGACCGCGCCAAATCCATGTAG
- a CDS encoding exonuclease SbcCD subunit D, whose product MKLLHFADAHIDMANYGRHDPESGLPLRVLDFLKSLDTIVDAAIEREVDMVIFAGDAYKDRSPAPTFQREWGRRIMRLSQAHIPTLLLVGNHDISPAVGRAHALQEFKTLHVPFVKVLDAPCLLTPADLWDLPLQVIAMPWIARSGLMAVTGETDSTQAFSRIEENMGQLIGNWLEECDPSLPTVLTAHASIEGAKFGGERLVMLGNDLVLSGSLVKNNKFNYVAMGHIHKPQDVNEGHQPPVVYPGSIERVDFGEAKEERFFVIAELEAGQDTRVEWVQLTGVRTFIDRRAVLSSSENVTEALKQALPTPKEMSDAIVRLVVEYPREWDALIDESALRKYAADAFELHLVKRPQSEARVRIPEGQVVSSLSPLELLGQYFDSARVSNADELKRLAQEIIADEE is encoded by the coding sequence ATGAAACTGCTCCACTTCGCCGATGCGCACATCGACATGGCAAACTACGGGCGGCACGACCCCGAAAGCGGTCTGCCCCTGCGCGTGCTCGATTTTCTAAAGTCGCTGGATACCATCGTGGACGCCGCCATCGAGCGGGAGGTGGACATGGTCATCTTCGCGGGCGATGCCTACAAGGACCGTTCCCCCGCGCCCACCTTCCAGCGCGAATGGGGCAGGCGCATCATGCGGCTGTCGCAGGCGCACATCCCCACCCTCTTGCTGGTCGGCAACCATGATATCTCCCCCGCTGTCGGGCGCGCGCATGCCCTGCAGGAGTTCAAGACCCTGCACGTGCCGTTCGTCAAAGTGCTGGATGCGCCCTGCCTGCTGACTCCCGCCGACCTGTGGGACCTGCCGCTGCAGGTCATTGCCATGCCGTGGATCGCCCGTTCCGGGCTGATGGCAGTCACCGGTGAGACCGACTCCACCCAAGCCTTCTCCCGCATCGAAGAAAATATGGGACAGTTGATCGGCAATTGGCTGGAGGAGTGCGACCCGTCCCTGCCGACCGTCCTGACCGCGCACGCTTCCATCGAAGGCGCGAAGTTCGGCGGCGAACGGCTGGTGATGCTCGGCAACGACCTGGTGCTCTCCGGCAGCCTAGTCAAGAACAACAAGTTCAATTACGTGGCGATGGGTCACATCCACAAGCCGCAGGACGTCAACGAAGGACACCAGCCGCCCGTCGTCTATCCCGGCTCCATCGAGCGCGTGGACTTCGGCGAGGCAAAGGAGGAGCGCTTCTTCGTCATTGCCGAGTTGGAGGCAGGGCAGGATACGCGCGTCGAGTGGGTCCAGCTCACGGGGGTCAGAACGTTCATAGACCGCCGGGCAGTTCTCAGTTCCAGCGAGAACGTGACCGAGGCGCTCAAGCAGGCGCTGCCCACACCGAAAGAAATGTCGGATGCCATCGTGCGGCTGGTGGTGGAATATCCAAGGGAATGGGATGCGCTCATCGATGAATCCGCGCTGCGGAAATACGCCGCGGATGCCTTCGAACTGCATCTCGTCAAACGTCCGCAGAGCGAGGCGCGCGTGCGCATCCCCGAGGGGCAGGTCGTCAGCAGTCTGAGTCCGCTGGAACTGTTGGGGCAGTACTTCGACTCCGCCAGGGTCTCGAACGCCGACGAGTTGAAGCGCCTCGCGCAGGAGATCATCGCGGACGAGGAGTAA